In one Arachis duranensis cultivar V14167 chromosome 9, aradu.V14167.gnm2.J7QH, whole genome shotgun sequence genomic region, the following are encoded:
- the LOC107466359 gene encoding CASP-like protein 5B3: protein MKNFPGTPGTLLGLALRMSQFIFAAGSIAAMATTPSFFNFTAFCYLIASMGLQFIWSFVLASMDAYALARNKVLHNPVLVSLLVVGDWVTAILSLAAASSSAGITVLYFHDLGHCQFREECQKYQISVALAYLGWIPISISSLIMLWLLAAG, encoded by the exons atgaagaatttTCCAGGGACACCAGGCACTTTACTTGGTTTGGCTCTGAGGATGTCACAGTTCATCTTTGCTGCTGGGTCAATTGCGGCCATGGCCACCACACCCAGTTTCTTTAATTTCACTGCCTTTTG TTACTTGATAGCTTCAATGGGATTACAattcatttggagttttgtgcTTGCTTCAATGGATGCCTATGCATTAGCAAGGAACAAGGTCCTTCACAACCCTGTGTTGGTTAGCCTCTTGGTAGTTGGAGATTGG GTAACGGCGATTCTATCTCTGGCTGCTGCGTCGTCCTCGGCAGGTATCACAGTTTTGTACTTTCATGACCTCGGACACTGCCAGTTCAGAGAGGAATGCCAGAAGTATCAGATTTCGGTCGCATTAGCCTACTTGGGCTGGATACCCATTTCCATATCATCACTTATTATGCTTTGGCTATTAGCTGCAGGATAG